From Sulfurimonas sp., one genomic window encodes:
- a CDS encoding ABC transporter permease, with product MKFALKILKDFPSYLWSGWGAVASILLFIALWDVGNQVYGNLVLPSPLETFKTLGLMLHNENIIKEINTTLYRASVGFGLSLLIGTALGLLAGFFATASMMSRPIVTILVGMPPIAWIVLAMIWFGMGDETVIFTVIVASFPIIFVGALQGTRTLDGDLKEMAQSFNFPWQMRFFDVYFPHIFSYVFPAWVSALGMAWKIVIMAELLATSNGIGASLATARSQLDTPSALAIVVIMISSLMFIEYIILEPIKREVELWRD from the coding sequence ATGAAATTTGCTCTAAAAATTCTTAAAGATTTTCCGTCATATCTTTGGAGCGGTTGGGGTGCGGTTGCCTCCATACTGCTCTTTATCGCTCTTTGGGATGTCGGAAATCAAGTTTACGGGAATTTAGTTCTGCCCTCACCTCTTGAAACTTTTAAGACCCTCGGTTTAATGCTGCATAACGAAAATATCATAAAAGAGATAAACACTACTCTTTATCGTGCCTCTGTCGGCTTTGGCTTATCTCTTTTGATAGGTACGGCGCTTGGGCTTTTAGCCGGATTTTTTGCGACCGCTTCTATGATGAGCCGCCCCATCGTTACAATACTAGTCGGTATGCCGCCTATCGCTTGGATAGTTTTGGCGATGATATGGTTTGGAATGGGTGACGAGACGGTCATATTTACGGTAATCGTTGCCTCTTTTCCTATCATATTTGTCGGAGCGCTTCAAGGAACCCGCACGCTTGACGGCGACCTTAAAGAGATGGCGCAGAGTTTTAACTTTCCTTGGCAGATGAGATTTTTTGATGTATATTTTCCGCATATCTTCTCATATGTTTTTCCTGCTTGGGTTAGTGCGCTTGGTATGGCGTGGAAGATAGTTATAATGGCAGAACTCCTTGCAACCAGCAACGGCATAGGAGCATCGCTTGCAACGGCAAGAAGCCAACTGGATACTCCAAGCGCACTTGCAATCGTCGTTATTATGATAAGCTCGCTAATGTTTATAGAGTATATTATCCTAGAGCCGATTAAGCGGGAGGTTGAACTGTGGAGAGATTAG
- a CDS encoding ABC transporter ATP-binding protein, producing MSKESAIKIQNLTKHFGKNESLVKVIENASFEIKKGELVALIAPSGAGKTTLLMMIGCVQEPTSGEIWLGEEKVYDNKWTAKDTRKIRREKIGFIFQSHYLIPFLNIMENITLLPQTNGVSEKAAKQKAMELLEYLEIADKAYSMSSQLSGGQNQRVAIARALANNPEIILADEPTAALDAQRSISVIKMLKKIAIEQNVAIITVTHDDRILPYFDRIMKIENKGIVFHKLDEEQNEII from the coding sequence ATGAGTAAAGAGAGTGCTATTAAAATTCAAAATCTTACAAAACATTTTGGAAAGAATGAAAGTCTCGTAAAAGTAATAGAAAATGCCTCGTTTGAGATAAAAAAAGGCGAGCTTGTAGCTCTTATCGCTCCAAGCGGAGCGGGTAAAACGACTCTTTTAATGATGATAGGATGTGTACAAGAGCCTACTAGCGGAGAGATCTGGCTAGGCGAAGAAAAAGTTTACGATAACAAATGGACGGCAAAAGATACTCGTAAAATCCGCAGAGAAAAAATAGGTTTTATCTTTCAATCTCACTATCTCATACCTTTTTTAAATATCATGGAAAATATAACACTGCTTCCGCAAACAAACGGAGTAAGCGAAAAAGCGGCAAAACAAAAAGCTATGGAGCTTTTAGAGTATCTTGAAATCGCGGACAAAGCCTACAGTATGTCATCACAGCTCTCAGGCGGGCAAAACCAAAGGGTTGCCATCGCACGCGCACTTGCCAACAATCCGGAGATTATCTTAGCAGACGAACCGACAGCCGCACTTGATGCACAGAGATCAATAAGCGTTATAAAAATGCTTAAAAAAATCGCAATAGAACAAAATGTCGCTATCATCACCGTTACACACGATGATAGAATCCTTCCATATTTTGACAGAATTATGAAGATAGAAAACAAGGGCATTGTTTTTCATAAGTTGGATGAAGAGCAAAATGAGATTATATAA
- a CDS encoding NnrS family protein: protein MDNTEEKAQILHATSHYLYYPDEKNVPPYLAYGFRPIFLLLAPYMIISMLLWGLIWSGTINIPFMGNVLVWHVYEMIFGVLTAGTMAFLTTGLPELFPGTVPFIGKRLKYIMILWLAGRLSFWLIDVTGVYIAAVLNLSMLGWLIWFAKDAVLDKLQRHASLGYAMVALFIIEAWFFAAMAGRAQTAPMDILKVALGASVILILLALRRVNMEAVNELMEDKGIDDVYIARPPLTNLAIFTVIVFTVVEFLYPNNSALGWLGLASGAAILAITNDYILKDKFILNQPYVLYLSLIFIMLGVGYALMGLAILNGEIGNITHFRHFITSGGIGLAYLMVMIIISWIHTGRHLTSNIYTHAMIGLIVTATLLRGLIPFYQEYAHELYIYSSIIWTLPFMIYIKVFFKFLTAPRADGIKG from the coding sequence ATGGATAATACTGAAGAAAAAGCGCAAATTTTGCATGCAACAAGCCATTATCTATACTATCCGGATGAGAAGAATGTTCCGCCCTATTTAGCTTACGGTTTTAGACCTATATTTTTGCTCCTTGCTCCATATATGATAATCTCAATGCTTTTATGGGGATTGATTTGGAGCGGAACTATAAATATCCCTTTTATGGGTAATGTTTTAGTATGGCATGTTTACGAGATGATATTTGGCGTCTTAACTGCCGGAACGATGGCGTTTTTAACCACTGGACTTCCCGAACTTTTCCCCGGAACCGTTCCCTTTATCGGCAAAAGATTAAAATATATAATGATTTTATGGTTGGCGGGACGCCTTAGTTTTTGGCTCATAGATGTAACGGGTGTTTATATTGCAGCGGTTTTAAACCTCTCTATGCTCGGTTGGCTTATCTGGTTTGCAAAAGATGCGGTTTTAGACAAGCTTCAAAGACATGCCTCTTTGGGCTATGCAATGGTAGCTCTATTTATAATCGAAGCATGGTTTTTTGCAGCAATGGCAGGTCGCGCGCAAACTGCGCCGATGGATATACTAAAAGTTGCACTCGGAGCAAGCGTGATTTTGATACTGCTTGCACTAAGACGGGTAAATATGGAAGCGGTAAATGAGCTGATGGAGGACAAAGGGATAGATGATGTCTATATTGCCCGACCGCCTCTTACAAACCTTGCTATATTTACCGTTATCGTTTTTACGGTCGTAGAGTTTTTATACCCCAACAACTCGGCTCTCGGATGGTTGGGTCTTGCAAGCGGAGCTGCTATTTTAGCTATAACGAATGATTATATTTTAAAAGATAAATTTATACTAAATCAACCGTATGTTCTATATCTTTCTCTTATTTTTATAATGCTTGGAGTCGGTTACGCTTTGATGGGCTTGGCTATTTTAAACGGCGAGATTGGAAATATCACTCATTTTAGACACTTTATAACAAGCGGAGGGATTGGACTTGCATACCTGATGGTTATGATAATTATCTCTTGGATACATACGGGACGACATTTAACATCAAACATCTACACGCACGCAATGATAGGCTTGATAGTTACGGCTACGCTTTTGAGAGGTTTAATCCCGTTTTATCAAGAGTATGCTCACGAGCTGTATATCTACTCCTCTATCATCTGGACGCTGCCGTTTATGATATATATAAAGGTATTTTTCAAGTTTTTAACGGCTCCGAGAGCGGACGGAATCAAAGGTTAA
- a CDS encoding efflux RND transporter periplasmic adaptor subunit: MNRWLKYTIIALFIALGGVIFYNKVYVVKSTFAVTKPTSGDLTVTIRGIGNVDAKNIYAITAQSGGKIDEILFDEGMWVKKGNLLLSIDPVDTPMLLDEAKLALKKAGHEAASAKDNLESLEAQKVLSQATYNRYEKLLEQKFVSQAEYDKAKSDLQNINAQINSSKSKIASAKSEELRLQKSIEAINAKLDRLKIYSPIDGYVIAKEAEKNQYVLPSAVIFKIVDPKTLWIRANIDERLANQVKLMQQATIKLRSKPDTKYEGTVQRVVAMSNAVTLEREIAIGFDIIPNQFYINEQAEVKVEVANYKNVLKIPLNLVVTKEGKKGVWVTNGTTANFIPVSILAQNDEEAAVSSGINADTELLIYTINNKPLSDGMKIFK; the protein is encoded by the coding sequence ATGAACAGATGGCTTAAATATACAATAATTGCACTTTTTATCGCTCTTGGCGGAGTTATATTTTATAACAAAGTATATGTCGTAAAGTCAACATTTGCCGTGACTAAACCGACAAGCGGGGATTTAACCGTAACTATCCGCGGTATAGGAAATGTAGACGCAAAAAATATATATGCCATTACGGCGCAAAGCGGCGGAAAAATAGATGAAATTTTATTTGACGAGGGGATGTGGGTAAAAAAAGGCAATCTTCTTCTTAGTATAGACCCTGTTGATACGCCTATGCTCCTTGATGAAGCAAAACTGGCTCTAAAAAAAGCAGGGCATGAAGCCGCATCGGCTAAAGATAACTTAGAAAGCTTGGAGGCTCAAAAGGTACTTTCACAAGCTACTTACAACCGTTATGAAAAACTCTTGGAACAAAAATTTGTATCTCAAGCAGAATATGACAAAGCAAAAAGCGATTTGCAAAATATCAATGCACAGATTAACTCTTCAAAATCAAAAATAGCATCTGCAAAATCTGAAGAGTTGAGACTGCAAAAGAGCATAGAAGCCATAAATGCCAAGCTGGATAGACTAAAAATCTACTCGCCGATTGACGGTTATGTTATAGCAAAAGAAGCAGAGAAAAATCAATATGTACTGCCATCAGCCGTGATTTTTAAAATAGTAGACCCAAAAACATTATGGATAAGGGCAAATATTGATGAGAGACTTGCAAATCAGGTAAAACTTATGCAGCAAGCAACTATTAAACTCAGATCAAAACCGGATACAAAATATGAGGGAACCGTCCAAAGAGTAGTAGCAATGAGCAATGCCGTAACGCTGGAGAGAGAGATTGCGATTGGTTTTGATATTATTCCAAATCAATTTTACATAAACGAACAAGCAGAAGTAAAAGTCGAAGTTGCAAACTATAAAAATGTCTTAAAAATTCCGCTTAACCTTGTTGTTACAAAAGAGGGTAAAAAAGGAGTTTGGGTAACAAATGGCACAACTGCTAATTTTATTCCTGTCTCTATCTTAGCTCAAAACGATGAAGAAGCTGCCGTCTCATCGGGAATAAATGCCGATACAGAATTACTTATATATACAATTAACAATAAACCTCTTAGTGATGGAATGAAGATATTTAAATGA
- a CDS encoding ATP-binding cassette domain-containing protein, which produces MERLEVKKLNHRFGFTEILKDINFTLNKGEVLSIVGPSGGGKTTLLHLCADLLAVEEGSVVNTFESSAFAFQEARLLPWKNVIDNISLGLLAKGEKKSEAIKKSQEIALRFGLDEDDFYKFPKDLSGGMKQRVSFARALVVKPSLLFLDEPFSALDIGLKKELQTILIDMISKKEISILFITHDLMEAIRLSDEMLLLKADPGHIVKKFRFDLTQNQRDDKYVYKKSAQILQDEEIINTFELELK; this is translated from the coding sequence GTGGAGAGATTAGAGGTTAAAAAACTAAACCACCGTTTCGGCTTTACCGAAATTTTAAAAGATATAAATTTCACCCTAAATAAAGGCGAAGTTCTCTCCATAGTAGGTCCCAGCGGAGGCGGTAAAACTACGCTTTTGCACCTTTGCGCCGACTTGCTTGCCGTCGAAGAGGGAAGCGTTGTAAACACATTTGAGAGCAGTGCATTTGCTTTTCAAGAAGCAAGACTTTTGCCGTGGAAAAATGTCATAGACAATATCTCTCTTGGTTTACTGGCAAAGGGCGAGAAAAAGAGTGAAGCTATCAAAAAATCTCAAGAGATTGCTCTTAGATTCGGGCTTGATGAGGATGATTTTTATAAATTTCCAAAAGATTTAAGCGGCGGTATGAAGCAGAGAGTCTCTTTTGCAAGAGCGTTGGTAGTCAAACCCTCCCTGCTCTTTTTGGATGAGCCATTTTCCGCACTTGATATCGGGCTTAAAAAAGAGCTGCAAACAATTTTGATAGATATGATTTCTAAAAAAGAGATAAGCATACTTTTTATAACTCATGATTTGATGGAAGCTATCCGCCTAAGCGATGAGATGCTTCTTCTAAAAGCGGATCCGGGGCATATAGTAAAAAAATTTAGATTTGATTTGACACAAAATCAAAGAGACGACAAGTATGTTTACAAAAAAAGTGCCCAAATACTTCAAGATGAAGAGATAATCAATACATTTGAACTGGAACTAAAATAA
- a CDS encoding EAL domain-containing protein — protein sequence MNLPSQTKRNTLSLAVLILLIAWIGVYLFLEQQLKKSIQEEFQRVASGTESLFDINIENSKAELSFKLDRIVAAEGLAKAIAQKDYEQINLIVAPYYKQLKITNKAVNILTFRSEDGVTLFRAHKPEYFGDMLNEKRSLIMDTNFLQRSLSGFEVGNLEMTYRITKPIFYNNVYVGNVELGINPANFLQDLSAIFKTDIGIAVDKSQLDILLDKTAVKINDKLLLIRGSQNLKEYFLQKEGKNLELCKIDMNIPLKNHLSQTLGYLVIGFDISDIVKKDTEFMHRLFFIIAVMMLFLVLVLLQGFDKILKYFSKQVYIDHLTGLLNRHALNDALFSQQSKVLILSNIKEFSLLNELYGVDAGNEILIQAAGIFKNFADEYGFDAYRISSDEFVLLKKEESFDEESYFRVVEDLHSKMGSLRMLLHGVDESVAVEIYSGVAFDHAHSLEDAQMALKKAKKESLSYIIYSKKVDTKEQSQTVMKVKRTIKHALEHKNVLPFFQPITNRDGKIVKYEALMRMVEFDGGEKRILYPNEFLSIAMNSGLYIKMAKDIVKESLAFFAKREERVSINFLPNDFFNPLIMEVLMSGIEMFDSPARIVVEITEQEGVENFGRLLKVVKKLRAMGVLIAIDDFGSGYANYVHILEIKPDYLKIDGSLVRNILTDTNSKILVKSIVRFAQELNITTVAEYVENEEIFELLKEYGVDEFQGYYLGRPTDLINKN from the coding sequence ATGAATCTTCCAAGTCAAACCAAGCGAAATACACTAAGCCTAGCTGTACTTATACTTCTTATAGCGTGGATTGGCGTATATCTATTTTTAGAACAGCAGCTAAAAAAATCAATTCAAGAAGAGTTTCAAAGAGTAGCGAGCGGTACCGAGAGTTTGTTTGACATAAATATAGAAAACAGTAAAGCGGAACTAAGCTTTAAGCTAGATAGAATAGTTGCAGCAGAAGGTTTGGCAAAAGCTATTGCGCAAAAAGATTATGAGCAGATAAATCTTATAGTCGCTCCTTACTATAAACAATTAAAAATTACAAATAAAGCCGTAAACATTCTTACCTTTCGTTCAGAAGACGGAGTGACGCTTTTCCGTGCACATAAACCGGAGTATTTCGGAGATATGCTTAATGAAAAACGCTCATTGATTATGGATACGAATTTTCTGCAACGCTCTTTAAGCGGTTTTGAAGTCGGAAATTTGGAGATGACATACCGCATCACAAAACCGATTTTTTACAATAATGTTTATGTCGGGAATGTTGAACTCGGAATAAATCCGGCAAATTTTTTACAGGATTTAAGTGCTATTTTTAAAACGGACATAGGTATAGCGGTGGATAAATCACAGCTTGATATATTACTGGACAAAACTGCCGTAAAGATAAATGACAAACTTCTGCTCATAAGAGGAAGCCAAAATTTAAAAGAGTACTTTTTACAAAAAGAGGGCAAAAATTTAGAGTTGTGCAAAATCGATATGAATATTCCTCTTAAAAATCATCTTTCGCAAACTTTGGGTTATTTAGTCATAGGTTTTGATATATCGGATATCGTAAAAAAAGATACGGAATTTATGCACCGTCTCTTTTTTATTATTGCTGTTATGATGCTGTTTTTGGTTCTTGTACTGCTTCAAGGCTTTGATAAAATATTAAAGTACTTCTCAAAACAGGTCTATATAGATCATCTGACAGGTTTGTTAAATAGACATGCATTAAACGATGCGCTCTTTTCTCAGCAGAGCAAGGTGCTGATTTTAAGCAACATCAAAGAGTTTAGTCTTTTAAATGAGCTTTACGGCGTGGATGCCGGCAATGAAATTCTCATTCAAGCAGCAGGTATATTTAAAAATTTTGCCGATGAATACGGGTTTGACGCATACAGAATTTCATCCGATGAGTTCGTTCTTTTGAAAAAAGAAGAAAGCTTTGATGAGGAGAGCTATTTTAGAGTCGTTGAAGATCTTCATAGCAAGATGGGTTCGTTAAGAATGTTGCTTCACGGAGTGGATGAGAGTGTTGCGGTGGAGATATATTCCGGAGTTGCATTTGATCATGCCCACTCTCTTGAAGATGCTCAAATGGCACTTAAAAAAGCAAAAAAAGAGTCCCTCTCTTATATAATTTACTCTAAAAAGGTAGATACAAAAGAGCAGTCTCAAACGGTTATGAAAGTAAAAAGAACGATTAAGCATGCGCTAGAGCATAAAAATGTACTTCCGTTTTTTCAGCCAATAACAAACAGAGACGGAAAAATAGTCAAATATGAAGCCTTGATGAGAATGGTTGAGTTTGACGGAGGCGAGAAGAGAATTTTATATCCAAACGAGTTCTTAAGTATCGCTATGAATAGCGGCTTGTATATAAAAATGGCAAAAGATATAGTTAAAGAGAGTTTGGCTTTTTTTGCAAAAAGAGAAGAGAGAGTTTCCATAAATTTTTTACCGAATGATTTTTTTAACCCGTTGATTATGGAAGTGCTAATGAGCGGTATAGAGATGTTTGACTCACCTGCTAGAATAGTAGTTGAGATAACGGAACAAGAGGGCGTTGAAAATTTTGGGAGATTGCTTAAAGTCGTTAAAAAACTAAGAGCAATGGGCGTTTTAATCGCGATAGACGACTTTGGCAGCGGATATGCAAACTATGTGCATATATTGGAGATTAAACCTGATTACCTAAAAATCGACGGTTCTCTCGTTAGAAATATCTTAACTGATACAAACTCAAAAATCTTAGTAAAAAGCATCGTTAGATTTGCGCAAGAGTTAAATATTACTACCGTTGCCGAGTATGTCGAAAACGAAGAGATATTTGAACTGCTTAAAGAGTACGGAGTGGATGAGTTCCAAGGTTACTACTTAGGTCGTCCGACGGATTTGATAAATAAAAATTAA
- a CDS encoding ABC transporter substrate-binding protein — translation MRSLIYSLFALLLLATTAVSDEKMKKIVVAAPFASVSHPILHMIETNALKDVAEKVEFRLWKNPDELRAMTIKGDVDFLAVPTNTAAILNNKGVDIKLLNVSVWGILGMISRDNSLKSLKDFKGKKIAVPFRSDMPDIVFNQLLKKEGLDPKKDFELVYVASPVDAMQMLIMRRVDHALLAEPAISIALRKTKSFPVSVIAPDLYRSVDLQEEWAKAFKTNGDIPEAGIAVMGHVKDKNVIKRFQEEYAKSLNWYKANPKEAAKLVVKTLDMLNEEGVSDSISHVRFKNVSAADAKKELEFFFNILKEEEPKSIGEKLPKDSFYYGL, via the coding sequence ATGAGAAGTTTGATTTATAGTTTGTTTGCTCTACTGCTCCTAGCAACTACTGCCGTATCAGACGAGAAGATGAAAAAAATAGTTGTAGCCGCTCCTTTTGCTTCTGTTTCGCACCCTATCTTGCATATGATAGAAACAAATGCCCTAAAAGATGTAGCAGAGAAAGTGGAGTTTAGACTCTGGAAAAATCCTGATGAGCTTCGTGCCATGACGATTAAAGGCGATGTTGATTTTTTAGCCGTTCCTACAAATACGGCGGCAATACTGAACAACAAAGGAGTTGATATAAAACTCCTAAATGTCTCTGTTTGGGGGATTCTCGGTATGATAAGCCGCGATAACTCGCTTAAGAGCCTTAAAGATTTTAAAGGCAAAAAAATTGCCGTCCCGTTTCGTTCAGATATGCCCGATATTGTATTTAACCAACTTCTAAAAAAAGAGGGGTTAGACCCTAAAAAAGATTTTGAGCTAGTCTATGTAGCAAGTCCCGTCGATGCGATGCAGATGCTTATTATGAGACGGGTAGACCACGCGCTTTTAGCCGAACCTGCCATCTCAATAGCACTTCGCAAAACAAAATCTTTTCCCGTAAGCGTGATTGCGCCGGATTTATACAGAAGCGTAGATTTGCAAGAGGAGTGGGCTAAAGCATTTAAAACAAATGGGGATATTCCCGAAGCCGGAATTGCCGTTATGGGTCATGTAAAAGATAAAAATGTTATCAAGAGATTTCAAGAAGAGTATGCAAAATCTCTTAACTGGTACAAAGCAAACCCTAAAGAAGCGGCAAAGCTAGTCGTAAAAACTCTTGATATGTTAAATGAAGAGGGTGTAAGTGATTCTATCTCACATGTTAGATTTAAAAATGTAAGCGCAGCTGATGCAAAAAAAGAGTTGGAATTTTTCTTTAATATTTTAAAAGAAGAAGAGCCGAAAAGCATAGGCGAGAAACTGCCAAAAGACAGCTTTTACTATGGACTTTAG
- a CDS encoding TolC family protein — MKSIFLYIFVFALSAEALTLDECIDKTLKNHPDIKKLSLGVAQSKSLVDVAKADYMPQINVGAQYNPHNTFTLPQNGEFKTITHDNWQVDAQINQKIYDFSKTASTVKAYEKNENIANLSLDDAKALLIYNVKNQYNLALLQTKALEVREKDLQAKDELYKQADALVKEGIKTKADATSILSALYVAKDAFAVTKADLNKALLTLSFYTGEKIDFNTALVDNTTSQNIQNEKSLLEDMLAKNFLLKSFKEEIERDGLIYDATKAQNYGSIDAVASFTHQNSINEYDTSLVGVSVKVPIYSGGRISAQTEQARISKEITKEAYNSKRLLLEEEAQSLIIDLNRYKHTIKAKEALIESSKATKEVVEARYKEGVSTYIEILDATSTNLAAELGLLEAKFAVNKIINRLEYLQGETK; from the coding sequence ATGAAGTCTATATTTTTATATATTTTTGTTTTTGCACTGAGCGCCGAAGCGCTTACGCTTGATGAGTGTATCGACAAAACACTTAAAAATCATCCCGATATCAAAAAGCTCTCTTTGGGCGTTGCCCAAAGCAAATCTTTAGTGGATGTTGCAAAAGCCGACTATATGCCTCAGATAAATGTCGGTGCGCAATACAACCCGCACAACACTTTTACCCTGCCGCAAAATGGCGAGTTTAAGACTATAACCCATGACAATTGGCAAGTAGATGCCCAAATCAATCAAAAAATATATGATTTTTCAAAAACTGCTTCAACCGTAAAAGCTTATGAAAAAAATGAAAATATCGCCAATCTCTCTTTGGATGATGCAAAAGCTCTTCTGATTTACAATGTAAAAAATCAGTACAATCTGGCTCTTCTTCAAACTAAAGCGTTAGAGGTCAGAGAAAAAGATTTACAAGCAAAAGATGAACTTTACAAACAAGCCGATGCGTTAGTAAAAGAGGGAATAAAAACAAAAGCGGATGCGACAAGCATATTAAGCGCGCTATATGTAGCTAAAGATGCTTTCGCCGTAACAAAAGCGGATTTAAACAAAGCACTTTTAACACTCTCATTCTACACGGGAGAGAAGATTGATTTTAACACGGCTCTTGTTGATAACACAACTTCACAAAACATACAAAATGAAAAATCTCTTCTTGAAGATATGCTCGCAAAAAACTTTTTGCTAAAAAGCTTTAAAGAAGAGATAGAGAGAGACGGCTTGATATATGATGCGACAAAAGCACAAAACTACGGTTCCATTGACGCTGTAGCTTCATTCACTCATCAAAATTCGATAAACGAATACGATACATCGCTAGTCGGAGTCAGTGTTAAGGTTCCGATTTACAGCGGCGGAAGAATCTCGGCACAAACCGAACAAGCCCGTATATCAAAAGAGATAACAAAAGAGGCATACAACTCGAAAAGACTCCTCTTAGAAGAGGAAGCCCAAAGTTTGATAATTGATTTGAATAGATACAAACACACGATTAAAGCGAAAGAGGCTCTTATAGAATCTTCAAAAGCTACCAAAGAGGTAGTCGAAGCAAGATACAAAGAGGGCGTGTCGACTTACATTGAGATTTTAGATGCGACTTCCACAAATTTAGCAGCAGAACTAGGCTTACTAGAGGCAAAATTTGCCGTAAACAAAATCATAAATAGATTAGAGTATCTACAAGGAGAAACGAAATGA
- a CDS encoding ABC transporter permease, with protein MINLAKRDIQHTLGKFIVTAMGVGMLLGIVLIMIGVYRGLILEAEVLLEDINADLWIVQENTMGPFAESSRVYEDFKNIVYVINGIDKSEAITFQNIQLPHYVKPVRAVAVGYDVFGSINPINPKRLIAGRDLKNDHYEIVVTDKTGFVLDDKIKLGRNFYTVVGITHNSVSNSGDPLIYISLKDAQELQFLYSNKEIQNNEARGVKNSESHMVNAIIATVKNGFDINEVARDIRKWQHKSVYTKEQQKEILTKNVVEKSAKQIGLFTVILVIVSTIIIALIIYTMTLEKMKEISIMKLMGLPNTLIVSMIVKETLVLGIFAFIFGNIFSHITYDKFPKRIVLEVPDAWMLFGVIIIASILASFVGVKKVISADPAAAIGG; from the coding sequence ATGATAAATTTAGCAAAAAGAGATATCCAACACACTCTTGGCAAGTTTATAGTTACGGCTATGGGTGTCGGGATGCTGCTTGGGATTGTTCTTATTATGATCGGGGTTTACCGCGGCTTGATACTTGAGGCTGAAGTTTTACTTGAGGATATAAATGCAGATTTATGGATAGTTCAAGAAAACACGATGGGACCTTTTGCAGAATCTTCAAGAGTTTATGAAGACTTTAAAAACATTGTTTATGTAATAAACGGCATAGATAAAAGCGAGGCTATAACATTTCAAAATATCCAACTTCCTCATTATGTAAAACCCGTTCGTGCCGTTGCAGTCGGATACGATGTTTTCGGCTCAATAAACCCGATAAATCCAAAAAGATTGATAGCCGGACGAGATTTAAAAAATGATCATTATGAGATTGTGGTAACAGACAAAACAGGCTTTGTGTTAGACGACAAAATCAAACTTGGGCGAAATTTTTACACCGTTGTAGGTATTACACATAACTCAGTATCAAACAGCGGTGATCCCTTGATTTATATTAGTTTAAAAGATGCGCAGGAGCTGCAATTTTTATACTCAAATAAAGAGATACAAAATAATGAAGCGAGGGGAGTGAAAAACTCTGAATCTCATATGGTAAATGCCATTATTGCAACAGTTAAAAATGGATTTGATATCAATGAAGTGGCACGCGATATAAGAAAATGGCAGCATAAAAGCGTATATACCAAAGAGCAGCAAAAAGAGATACTTACAAAAAATGTGGTTGAGAAATCCGCTAAACAGATAGGGCTTTTTACAGTAATTTTAGTTATCGTCTCAACAATAATTATCGCACTTATCATCTACACAATGACGCTGGAGAAGATGAAAGAGATCTCCATTATGAAGCTGATGGGACTTCCAAACACTCTTATAGTCTCAATGATTGTAAAGGAAACTCTGGTTCTTGGTATTTTTGCTTTTATCTTTGGAAATATTTTTTCACATATTACCTATGATAAATTTCCAAAACGAATCGTGCTTGAAGTTCCGGATGCTTGGATGCTCTTTGGCGTAATTATCATAGCGTCCATATTAGCCTCTTTTGTCGGTGTGAAAAAAGTTATAAGCGCTGATCCCGCAGCGGCAATCGGAGGATGA